Proteins encoded within one genomic window of Panicum virgatum strain AP13 chromosome 1N, P.virgatum_v5, whole genome shotgun sequence:
- the LOC120657326 gene encoding uncharacterized protein LOC120657326, producing the protein MGNHGPHHLFLGQTQLHCWGIGCDDDIVDLLSRRFNLSCTPPPSSSSTSPSCATIHGIELPCAIHPTANLGCHQVGAILQGVSVSCSSRTWSRSPRISDPLVCSK; encoded by the exons ATGGGGAATCACGGGCCGCATCACCTGTTTCTTGGGCAGACGCAGCTACATTGCTGGGGCATAGGGTGCGACGATGACATCGTGGACCTCCTCAGCCGCCGGTTCAACCTCTCCTGCACACCTCCTCCATCTTCGTCCTCCACCAGCCCAAG CTGCGCCACCATCCATGGCATTGAGTTACCATGCGCCATCCATCCAACAGCTAAT CTGGGATGTCATCAGGTTGGAGCAATACTGCAGGGCGTTTCTGTGTCATGTTCCTCAAGAACATGGTCAAGAAGCCCCCGAATATCTGATCCTCTGGTTTGTTCAAAATAG